A window of the Cutaneotrichosporon cavernicola HIS019 DNA, chromosome: 6 genome harbors these coding sequences:
- the KCH1 gene encoding uncharacterized protein (Fungal potassium channel), with protein sequence MCCEADWKREVVQDYKWEYVDVKDFHDTSIGTRFKYCFVYLFLIKNLVIYGLDIFTASTMLATDNWTNSLYTKCAKSGNHHCVIDVQFKIAKWVFVGCIIFSFLLLGYEWYKARKVLQSRDISYTFCNTMANDYVSIKSYDSFCLFCRISANKQKKDKVAFFVFFTFKDWKRTILADGPRQSINAIVLFLIAKAYDFRTDDIPQYWDGQPWTALLLISMILTVLIFVVSFGLLIIAAVLYIPLLCYIQGNLKEYVCHKVDKRIGEIIRKSQKRRIARNAELEKKIDMGMQIKNAKGELIDASHLKPTLPNISLADDKPLLRSASPALGRTASPAFGRSASPAFGRAPTTANHGPASRDAPRKHRSPEYPDNKGGYHDIFDEYTDPGHSYPPRSYDDEFASSSTSLVAHAAPPGWVQMHPPRPTTPAAGAPDFPPSAAPGYPPVQQFEAVRQPYGFAPPDPYNRRW encoded by the exons ATGTGCTGTGAAGCGGACTGGAAGCGTGAGGTCGTGCAAGACTACAAG TGGGAGTATGTCGATGTTAAGGACTTTCACGACACGAGCATTGGGACCCGCTTCAAGTACTGCTTCGTCTACCTGTTCCTGATCAAGAATCTTGTCATCTATGGCCTGGACATCTTCACGGCCTCCACCATGTTGGCGACCGACAAT TGGACCAACAGCCTGTACACAAAGTGCGCCAAGTCGGGCAACCACCACTGCGTGATCGACGTGCAGTTTAAAATTGCAAAGTGGGTCTTTGTGGGCTGCATCATCTTCTCGTTCCTGCTGCTCGGATACGAGTGGTACAAGGCACGCAAGGTTCTGCAATCGCGCGACATTAGCTACACCTTTTGCAACACGATGGCCAACGACTACGTTTCTATCAAGAGCTACGACAGCTTCTGTCTGTTCTGTCGCATCTCCGCCAACAagcagaagaaggacaaggtggCGTTCTTTGTCTTCTTCACGTTTAAGG ACTGGAAGCGCACGATCCTTGCCGACGGGCCACGCCAGAGCATCAACGCCATCGTGCTGTTTCTGATTGCCAAGGCGTACGACTTCCGCACTGACGATATCCCACAGTACTGGGACGGGCAGCCGTGGACGGCGCTCCTCCTGATCTCCATGATCCTTACCGTGCTCATATTCGTCGTGTCGTtcggcctcctcatcatTGCGGCTGTCCTGTACATTCCCCTTCTGTGTTACATCCAGGGCAACCTCAAGGAGTATGTGTGCCACAAGGTCGACAAGCGTATCGGCGAGATCATCCGCAAGAGTCAGAAGCGCCGCATCGCGCGCAACgctgagctcgagaagaagatTGACATGGGCATGCAGATCAAGAacgccaagggcgagctAATCGACGCGTCGCACCTCAAACCGACACTCCCAAACATcagcctcgccgacgacaagccATTGCTtcgctcggcctcgcctGCCCTCGGGCGTACCGCGTCTCCGGCCTTTGGACGATCAGCCTCCCCGGCCTTCGGACGTGCTCCCACTACTGCCAACCACGGCCCTGCGAGCCGCGACGCACCCCGCAAGCACCGCTCTCCCGAATACCCCGACAACAAGGGGGGGTATCATGACATCTTTGACGAGTACACCGATCCGGGCCACAGCTACCCGCCCCGGTCatacgacgacgagtttgcgtcgagctcgacgtcgctcGTTGCGCATGCGGCGCCTCCTGGCTGGGTACAAATGCATCCACCCCGGCCCACGACGCCTGCGGCAGGTGCGCCAGACTTCCCGCCTTCCGCGGCGCCAGGATATCCTCCAGTGCAGCAGTTTGAGGCGGTCCGCCAGCCGTACGGATTTGCGCCACCAGATCCGTACAACCGGCGGTGGTAG
- a CDS encoding uncharacterized protein (Protein of unknown function (DUF1077)), whose protein sequence is MVKLDYTTSGVRVPNPPGFVGATRETSKRDAASTERQSNELKLKRAWEMAFAPAKSLPMQAIMLYFSGSGVQIFSLGMIFMLVTGPISAVASILRAFEPFRTVRPDGELTYAQLIPPMVTYTLCQGVVFALGLYKCWTMGILPSGPADWLQFETRPAWPEWSAVRALILGEV, encoded by the exons atggtcaagctcgactaCACGACCTCGGGCGTCCG GGTCCCGAACCCACCGGGTTTTGTCGGTGCGACCCGCGAGACATCAAAG cgcgacgccgcctcAACCGAACGACAGAGcaacgagctcaagctcaagcgcgcGTGGGAGATGGCTTTCGC GCCCGCAAAGTCGCTCCCGATGCAGGCTATCATGCTGTACTTTTCGGGGTCGGGGGTACAGATCTTCTCGCTCGGCATGATCTTCATGCTTGTGACGGGGCCAATttcggcggtggcgagtATCCTGCGTG CGTTTGAGCCGTTCCGCACAGTCCGGCCCGATGGCGAATTGACTTATGCCCAACTCATCCCCCCCATGGTCACTTATACGCTGTGCCAGGGCGTTGT cttcgccctcggcctgtACAAGTGCTGGACGATGGGCATCCTCCCCTCCGGACCCGCCGACTGGCTGCAGTTCGAGACGCGGCCGGCTTGGCCAGAGTGGAGTGCGGTGCGGGCGTTGATACTGGGCGAGGTATAG
- a CDS encoding uncharacterized protein (Cryptococcal mannosyltransferase 1) — translation MRRLFRSHAVRATALLVVVTASYMLLVSRADWLGLFPSRSSSSFTPSTQPSLPAPPRYRPPHEVERTLAALRKSFVAEYARHSSSPAPEPVYAAPWLSSEQVYRYAAIANPPNGVIVPRIMITTITRQITPQLPDLLNTIAVLVHFLGPERLTFSILEGPSDDATPYILSRVLRPLLQQLGVPNKAVRIETNAPKIKWDEVNRIEALAQLRNKALKPMLDSWSEDIGPIVFLNDVFLHASDILELLYQHNLSKASITTAWDWMKRDPAHFYDVWVARTIDTGDLFYPIPGNEWNPSDDILSTSPASKEAFNALRPFQAYSSWNALAVLDSAPFFLPHKVRFRRGGMGECAASECLLICSDFWKAGYGRIQVVPSVQLAYERDIALQTAKRLRQDTMRLGWRGGVPLTDTPIQWEEETVLNHQQSKQHKLAKMALLTQDVIITLQEVSAAMTRCAAAIDSSLRNPAAAAFALQHPAALSTLESGAIIAQGLAAAVAASSEGATKKRSRKEKKPKDPKAPKRPPSAYLLYQNNVREGIRTANPNMPYKDVLGVIAEQWKALSPDERKVYEHAYSLATEDFRKRDLAYKHDGTILPPTIGISNYSEHKDETDSSDDSSSEEEPPAPVLPIPSKKEKKRKSEIEVKPKKGKKNKKD, via the exons ATGCGCCGCCTCTTCCGGAGCCATGCCGTGCGGGCAAcggcgctcctcgtggTCGTTACTGCGAGCTACATGCTCCtcgtctcgcgcgcggATTGGCTGGGCCTCTTCCCGTCCCGatcgtcatcctccttcACGCCTTCCACTCAACCCTCACTCCCCGCCCCTCCACGATACCGCCCTccgcacgaggtcgagcggaCACTCGCGGCCCTACGCAAGTCGTTCGTCGCCGAGTACGCGCGGCACTCGTCTTCGCCGGCCCCCGAGCCGGTGTACGCGGCCCCGTGGCTCAGCAGTGAGCAAGTGTATAGGTatgccgccatcgccaaccCGCCCAATGGGGTTATCGTCCCGCGGATAATGATAACAACGATCACACGCCAGATCACGCCCCAACTCCCAGACCTGTTAAACACCATCGCTGTACTTGTCCATTTCCTTGGGCCTGAGCGGCTGACGTTCTCCATCCTCGAAGGGCCCAGTGACGACGCAACCCCATATATACTGAGCCGCGTCCTCCGGCCACTCCTACAGCAACTTGGGGTGCCGAACAAGGCTGTCCGGATTGAGACCAATGCGCCAAAGATCAAGTGGGACGAGGTGAACCGcatcgaggcgctggcccAACTGCGCAACAAGGCGCTCAAACCCATGCTTGACAGCTGGTCCGAGGATATCGGGCCCATCGTCTTCCTCAACGATGTGTTCTTGCACGCATCTgacatcctcgagctcctgtATCAGCACAACCTCTCCAAGGCGTCCATCACCACAGCTTGGGACTGGATGAAGCGCGACCCGGCGCACTTTTACGACGTATGGGTTGCACGGACT ATTGACACGGGTGACCTGTTCTACCCCATCCCGGGGAACGAATGGAATCCGTCTGACGACATCCTCAGcacctcgccggcctccaAGGAGGCATTCAACGCCTTGAGGCCCTTCCAGGCTTACTCATCGTGGAACGCTCTTGCTGTCCTGGACTCGGCTCCGTTCTTCCTGCCGCACAAGGTGCGCTTCCGCCGTGGTGGGATGGGCGAGTGCGCGGCCAGTGAATGCCTCCTCATCTGCTCGGACTTTTGGAAGGCCGGCTACGGGCGTATCCAGGTCGTGCCCTCGGTGCAGCTTGCGTATGAGCGTGATATTGCGCTCCAGACAGCCAAGAGGTTGCGGCAGGACACAATGCGGCTGGGTTGGAGGGGAGGCGTGCCGCTCACAGATACGCCAATCcagtgggaggagga GACTGTCCTAAATC ACCAACAATCCAAACAGCACAAACTAGCGAAAATGGCCCTTCTCACTCAGGATGTT ATCATCACCCTCCAGGAGGTTTCGGCTGCCATGAcccgctgcgccgccgccattGATTCATCTCTGCGGAACCCCGCTGCCGCAGCCTTTGCGCTCCAGCACCCCGCCGCCCTCTCGACGCTCGAGAGCGGCGCCATTATTGCCCAAggcctcgccgcggccgtcgcAGCCTCCTCTGAAGGCGCGACTAAGAAGCGCTCccgcaaggagaagaagcccAAGGACCCCAAGGCGCCCAAGCGTCCTCCCTCGGCGTACCTCCTCTACCAGAACAACGTGCGCGAGGGTATCCGCACCGCCAACCCTAACATGCCGTACAAGGACGTCCTGGGCGTGATTGCCGAGCAGTGGAAGGCGCTCAGCCCCGATGAGCGCAAGGTGTACGAGCACGCGTACAGCTTGGCGACCGAGGACTTCCGCAAGCGCGACTTGGCGTACAAGCATGACGGGACG ATCCTTCCCCCCACCATCGGCATCTCCAACTACTCGGAGCACAAAGACGAGACCGACAGCTCAGACGACAGCTCGAGCGAGGAAGAGCCTCCCGCGCCCGTCCTCCCCATACCCTCCAAaaaggagaagaagcgcaagagCGAAATTGAGGTTAAGCCCAAGAAGGGAAAGAAGAACAAGAAGGATTAA
- the HIS1 gene encoding uncharacterized protein (ATP phosphoribosyltransferase), producing the protein MSGAQTPLGANDNDMNSSTISLRPLARQQASAGNDRESKSSFGYESAMSLLVDSLKDRLLFAIPKKGRLYEKTVELLAGADIKYNRAHRLDVALVKNHPIALVFLPAADIPRFVALGSVSLGITGQDVIAESKQGPLIQEILPLGFGKCKLQVQVPMTGPMQTIEELSGNRIATSFETLAAALFKDIDAQTQSVKNTSIEYLGGSVEAACALGMADGIVDLVESGDTMRAAGLHAIHTLMDSEAVLIAPKKPHASLTPELAPLINLVKSRIAGVIAAKKYVYMSYNVPRAVLEYALRITPGRRAPTVSPLDEDGWVAVSSMVERKTMAATMDELEKTGAEDILVLPLDNCRVGV; encoded by the exons ATGTCCGGCGCGCAAACTCCGCTTGGAGCCAATGACAACGACATGAATTCGTCCACTATCTCCCTCCGGCCCTTGGCACGGCAGCAGGCCTCGGCGGGGAACGACCGCGAGAGCAAGAGTTCGTTCGGGTACGAGAGCGCCATgagcctcctcgtcgacagcCTCAAGGACCGCCTCCTCTTTGCCATCCCCAAGAAGGGCCGTCTGTACGAGAAGACGGttgagctgctcgccgGAGCGGACATCAAGTACAACCGTGCCCACCGTCTCGACGTTGCGCTCGTGAAGAACCACCCCATTGCTCT cgtCTTCCTGCCCGCCGCCGATATCCCGCGCTTCGTGGCTCTCGGCTCGGTCTCGCTCGGTATCACGGGACAAGACGTTATCGCCGAGTCTAAACAGGGCCCGTTGATCCAGGAGATCCTGCCGCTCGGCTTTGGCAAGTGCAAGCTCCAGGTGCAGGTGCCTATGACTGGCCCAATGCAGACCATTGAGGAGCTCTCCGGCAACCGCATCGCGACATCGTTCGAgaccctcgccgccgcgctgtTCAAGGACATCGATGCCCAGACCCAGTCCGTGAAGAACACGAGCATCGAGTACCTTGGCGGCTcggtcgaggccgcctGTGCTCTCGGCATGGCGGATGGGATTG TTGACCTTGTTG AATCTGGCGACACTATGCGCGCCGCTGGCCTTCACGCCATCCACACTCTAATGGACTCGGAGGCCGTCCTCATTGCCCCCAAGAAGCCGCACGCCTCCCTTAcccccgagctcgcgccgctcatcaacctcgtcaagaGCCGCATCGCCGGTGTGATCGCCGCCAAGAAGTACGTGTACATGTCGTACAACGTGCCCCGCGCAGTCCTCGAGTACGCGCTCAGGATCACGCCCggtcgccgcgcgccgaccgtctcgcccctcgacgaggacgggtGGGTGGCCGTCAGCTCGATGGTGGAGCGCAAGACGATGGCAGCCacgatggacgagctggagaaGACGGGAGCAGAGGACATTCTCGTTCTTCCTCTCGACAACTGCCGTGTTGGCGTCTAG
- a CDS encoding uncharacterized protein (Belongs to the short-chain dehydrogenases reductases (SDR) family), translating into MSLSTPQVILITGASGGIGRACAVALSKAYPECVLVLSGRREDALLATAELCGKTEIAVGDVSKDDDVAAMFEMVRSKYGRLDVLFNNAGVDLLPSTPLEEADMSTFRRALDINIMGAVLCTAHAIKLMQSSGGRIINNGSISSTSPRPDSAAYTISKHAILGLSRSTSLDGRKYGIKCTQLDIGNAATDMIAHAAKGCRQPDGSLRPEPMMRVQNVADTVVFLAGIGSEADVQRMEILAAGMPFVGRG; encoded by the exons ATGTCCCTTTCAACGCCCCAGgtcatcctcatcaccgGCGCGTCAGGCGGTATCGGGCGCGCAtgcgccgtcgccctctcAAAGGCGTACCCCGAgtgcgtcctcgtcctctctGGACGGCGGGAGGACGCTCTCCTCGCAACCGCCGAGCTGTGCGGCAAGACGGAGATTGCGGTGGGAGACGTgagcaaggacgacgatgtGGCCGCCATGTTTGAGATGGTGCGCAGCAAGTACGGGCGCTTGGATGTGTTGTTCAAC AACGCgggcgtcgacctcctcccctcaacccccctcgaggaggcagACATGTCGACCTtccgccgcgccctcgacatCAACATCATGGGTGCGGTCCTGTGTACCGCCCACGCCATCAAGCTCATGCAATCCTCCGGCGGCCGAATCATCAACAACGGCTCCATctcatccacctcgccgcgccccgactcggccgcctACACAATCTCGAAACACGCAATCCTCGGGCTGAGCAGAAGCACATCGCTCGACGGCAGGAAGTATGGCATCAAATGCACGCAGCTGGACATCGGGAATGCCGCGACCGACATGATCGCACATGCGGCCAAGGGATGTCGGCAGCCGGACGGGAGTCTGCGGCCGGAACCAATGATGCGTGTCCAGAATGTCGCTGACACCGTGGTGTTTCTGGCGGGCATCGGGAGCGAGGCGGACGTGCAGAGGATGGAGATCTTGGCGGCGGGGATGCCGTTCGTTGGCCGCGGCTGA
- a CDS encoding uncharacterized protein (Tyrosine phosphatase family), which yields MLTPPYNFSIVAAPIAPDGERAQILYRGSIPAARNASFLRRLGIRTLVYLRKKEYKEDDPLVVWAGKQGIDLRWVKAEKMEEETLGMEPEHVTDVLKILLNPVAYPIYLADADGISHTTLVVACLRKLQGWHSECIVNEIYRFEPDHDDLPLVPFITSYLSTSAPSKDDSGALALPPPPYPTWLWPQPATIPTGSRSASIVTGRSERALSSVSNASNTSGSLPFPNPLTVRRHPSMRLGFSNVPAQLPDKAPGLWRERSNTAASRAVSDKPRTTSQGNTFNSRSDSGDAEDRLRMPHHVSFSENVPSGILTRSPAVLPSNLRHSNELGEEEASEATEDTARLRSTGLTVSDGDVGDDYALDDAEDESIDDDGDYDEEYEDEDEDEDDEDEEDDEEEDEPPVSQYISALDLAGM from the exons ATGCTCACCCCACCGTACAACTTCTCCATTGTGGCCGCTCCCATAGCAcccgacggcgagcgtgCCCAAATCCTCTACCGTGGTAGTATCCCCGCCGCGCGTAACGCCTCgttcctccgccgcctcggcatTCGCACCCTTGTCTACCTCCGCAAGAAGGAGTACAAGGAAGACGATCCACTAGTCGTGTGGGCCGGCAAGCAAGGCATCGACCTGCGATGGGTAAAGGCCGAGAAGATGGAAGAAGAGACGCTTGGCATGGAGCCCGAGCACGTCACTGACGTTCTCAAG ATCCTTCTCAACCCTGTCGCATATCCGATttacctcgccgacgccgacggtATCTCGCACACCACGTTGGTAGTGGCATGCCTGCGGAAGCTGCAGGGCTGGCACTCGGAATGCATCGTCAACGAGATCTACCG cttCGAGCCAGACCACGACGACCTCCCACTTGTGCCGTTCATTACGTCGTACCTCTCCACTTCGGCACCATCCAAGGATGATAgtggcgcgctcgcccttcctccaccaccgTACCCGACATGGTTGTGGCCCCAGCCTGCAACGATCCCAACGGGCTCGAGATCCGCGTCCATTGTCACAGGGCGATCGGAGCGCGCACTCTCGAGTGTTTCTAACGCCTCCAACACGTCCGGCAGCCTTCCGTTCCCCAACCCACTCACGGTGCGGCGCCATCCGTCTATGCGCCTCGGCTTCAGCAACGTCCCAGCGCAGCTGCCTGACAAGGCGCCGGGGCTGTGGCGCGAGCGCTCAAACACGGCTGCTTCGCGCGCCGTCAGTGATAAACCACGCACCACGAGCCAAGGGAACACATTCAACTCACGCTCCGACTCAGGAGACGCAGAGGACCGACTGCGCATGCCGCACCACGTATCGTTCAGCGAGAATGTGCCGTCGGGCATATTAACGAGGTCGCCGGCGGTCCTGCCGAGCAACCTGCGCCACTCTAACGAACtgggagaggaagaggcaTCCGAGGCCACGGAGGATACAGCGAGGTTGAGAAGTACCGGTCTAACGGTCAGTGATGGCGACGTTGGGGACGACTATGCGTTAGACGACGCAGAGGACGAGTCCATCGATGACGACGGGGATTATGACGAGGAGTATgaggacgaagacgaggacgaggacgatgaagatgaggaagatgatgaggaagaagatgagCCGCCTGTGTCGCAGTACATCAGCGCGCTCGATCTGGCGGGGATGTGA
- the CRC1 gene encoding uncharacterized protein (Belongs to the mitochondrial carrier (TC 2.A.29) family), whose amino-acid sequence MPKMSDFDASEIEARVEKQTVNPIKSFLSGGFGGVCAVLVGHPFDLTKTRLQTAPPGTYTGAMDVVKKTLARDGLKGLYRGISPPLLGVTPLFAVSFWGYDVGKRIVYAATPNRKDQHLTIPELAFAGFFSAIPATVVAAPAERIKVLLQVQGQGGKPAYTGPLDVVKKLYAEGGVKSIFRGTVPTILRDGPGSAVYFATYEVVKKALSGKPVIDHATGEEKAPPLSLPAVMFAGGMAGVAMWSIAIPPDTIKSRIQSAPNGTYRGFLDCARQLIAKDGITALWSGFGPAMARAFPANAATFLGVEVSLKLMDLVF is encoded by the exons ATGCCCAAGATGTCCGACTTTGACGCGAGCGAGATCGAGGCAAGGGTCGAGAAGCAGACCGTCAACCCCATCAAGTCGTTCCTCTCGGGCGGCTTTGGTGGTGTCTGTGCGGTGCTTGTCGGTCATCCGTTCGACCTCACCAAGACCCGTCTCCAGACCGCCCCGCCGGGCACATATACCGGCGCGATGGATGTCGTCAAGAAGACGCTTGCGCGTGATGGCCTGAAGGG tcTTTACCGCGGCATTTCGCCGCCCCTTCTCGGCGTCACCCCCCTCTTCGCGGTCTCGTTCTGG GGTTACGACGTCGGCAAGCGCATTGTCTACGCCGCAACGCCGAACCGCAAGGACCAGCACCTGACGAtccccgagctcgcgttCGCCGGTTTCTTCTCCGCTATCCCCGCTaccgtcgtcgctgcccCCGCCGAGCGTATCAAGGTTCTCCTCCAGGTCCAGGGTCAGGGCGGCAAGCCCGCATACACTGGCCCTCTCGATGTCGTCAAGAAGCTCTACGCTGAGGGCGGCGTCAAGTCGATCTTCCGTGGTACTGTTCCCACTATTCTCCGTGACGGTCCTGGTTCTGCTGT CTACTTCGCCACATacgaggtcgtcaagaAGGCTCTCTCTGGCAAGCCTGTCATTGACCACGCTActggcgaggagaaggctcctcccctctccctcccgGCCGTCATGTTTGCAGGTGGTATGGCCGGTGTGGCCATGTGGTCGATCGCCATCCCCCCCGACACGATCAAGTCGCGTATCCAGTCAGCTCCTAACGGCACCTACCGCGGTTTCCTGGACTGTGCGCGCCAGCTGATTGCCAAGGACGGTATCACTGCTCTTTGGAGCGGTTTCGGCCCCGCCATGGCACGTGCGTTCCCGGCCAACGCGGCGACTttcctcggcgtcgaggtctCGCTCAAGCTCATGGACCTGGTGTTCTAA
- the FEN1 gene encoding uncharacterized protein (Structure-specific nuclease with 5'-flap endonuclease and 5'-3' exonuclease activities involved in DNA replication and repair. During DNA replication, cleaves the 5'-overhanging flap structure that is generated by displacement synthesis when DNA polymerase encounters the 5'-end of a downstream Okazaki fragment. It enters the flap from the 5'-end and then tracks to cleave the flap base, leaving a nick for ligation. Also involved in the long patch base excision repair (LP-BER) pathway, by cleaving within the apurinic apyrimidinic (AP) site-terminated flap. Acts as a genome stabilization factor that prevents flaps from equilibrating into structurs that lead to duplications and deletions. Also possesses 5'-3' exonuclease activity on nicked or gapped double- stranded DNA, and exhibits RNase H activity. Also involved in replication and repair of rDNA and in repairing mitochondrial DNA) encodes MGIKGLTALLSEHAPKSMRDHEMKTLFGRKVAIDASMSIYQFLIAVRQQDGQMLMNDNGEVTSHLMGFFYRTIRMVDHGIKPCYVFDGKPPDLKSGVLKQRFGRREEAKEAEEEAKEVGTAEDVDRFSRRQVRVTKEHNDECKRLLALMGIPCVTAPGEAEAQCAELARAGKVFAAGSEDMDTLTFHTPILLRHLTFSEAKKMPISEVNLKEALTGLGMNMDQFIELCILLGCDYLEPVKGVGPKTAFKLMKEHGSLAEVVGFIQGKMAEKAAENAVIESESEPESEEGGDMIVNSDGEEVPASPKKKKSKPKKKKKTGAGMQIPEHWPWEDAKQLFLQPDVIKGDDLDLDWKQPDVEGLVEFLVREKGFKEDRVRNGAAKLTKMLAAKQQGRLDGFFTVKPKAQDNKKDGAAGNKRKADDKKKPAAKKRK; translated from the exons ATGGGTATCAAGG gccTCACCGCACTCCTCTCGGAGCATGCACCTAAATCTATGCGTGATCATGAGATGAAGACG CTCTTCGGTCGCAAAGTCGCCATCGACGCGTCGAT GTCGATCTACCAGTTCCTCATCGCTGTGCGCCAGCAAGATGGCCAGATGCTAATGAACGACAATGGAGAAGTGACAAG TCATCTCATGGGCTTCTTCTATCGAACGATCCGCATGGTTGATCATGGTATCAAGCCGTGCTATGTGTTCGATGGAAAACCACCTGATCTCAAGTCGGGTGTG TTGAAACAGCGCTTCGGtcgccgcgaggaggctaaagaggctgaggaggaggctaAGGAGGTCGgcacggccgaggacgttgacCGCTTCAGCCGCCGTCAGGTGCGCGTCACCAAGGAACATAATGACGAGTGCAAGCGTCTGCTCGCGCTCATGGGCATCCCGTGTGTCACT GCCCCCGGTGAGGCTGAGGCACAGtgtgccgagctcgcccgagcagggaag GTGTTCGCCGCAGGGTCTGAAGACATGGACACGCTCACGTTCCACACGCCCATActcctccgccacctcACCTTCTCCGAGGCAAAGAAGATGCCCATCTCAGAGGTCAACCTCAAGGAAGCACTCACGGGCCTCGGGATGAATATGGACCAG TTTATCGAGCTGTGCATTCTGCTGGGCTGCGACTACCTTGAGCCGGTCAAGGGCGTCGGGCCCAAAACGGCTTTCAAGCTGATGAAGGAGCacggctcgctcgccgaggttgtCGGCTTCATCCAGGGCAAGAtggcggagaaggcggccgagaATGCGGTgatcgagagcgagagcgaaCCTGAGTcagaagaaggcggcgaCATGATTGTCAATTcggatggggaggaggtcCCCGCCTCtccgaagaagaagaagagcaagccgaagaagaagaagaagaccGGGGCAGGCATGCAGATCCCCGAGCATTGGCCGTGGGAGGACGCCAAACAACTCTTCCTACAGCCCGACGTCATCAAGGGTGATGACCTGGAT CTCGACTGGAAGCAGCCGGACGTTGAGGGACTCGTCGAGTTCCTTGTGCGCGAAAAGGGGTTCAAGGAGGACCGCGTGCGGAACGGCGCAGCCAAACTTACCAAGATGCTGGCTGCGAAGCAACAGGGGCGACTCGATGGGTTCTTCACTGTCAAGCCGAAGGCACAGGATAACAAGAAGGATGGTGCGGCGGGGAAtaagcgcaaggccgacgacaagaagaagccgGCTgcgaagaagcgcaagtAG